From Deltaproteobacteria bacterium, a single genomic window includes:
- a CDS encoding glycosyltransferase family 2 protein: MTTDSTAPVTVIVPCYNEEAGLPFLLERLRKMRARNAGDWHFLFVDDGSSDGTFGALLRAAQDEGWIEVVRHPENLGLGAALRTGFDHARSPIVCSIDSDCTYPPEKLPELAALVSDGAQIVTASAWHPESADAEGSSIRLWLSRMVSGLYKILIGQDVYTFTCLFRAYQTEAVRRIRFRSSGFAAVAEIMLRAMLSGQRVSEVPMRLESRRFGESKLKVGDAVMAHVRLLLMTAFMVGARQARAVGNRLVG; encoded by the coding sequence GTGACCACCGACTCCACGGCACCCGTTACCGTCATCGTCCCTTGCTACAACGAGGAGGCGGGCCTGCCCTTCCTTCTCGAGCGCCTCCGCAAGATGCGCGCGCGCAACGCCGGCGACTGGCACTTCCTCTTCGTCGACGACGGCTCGAGCGACGGCACCTTCGGCGCGCTGCTCCGCGCCGCGCAGGACGAGGGCTGGATCGAGGTCGTCCGGCACCCCGAGAACCTCGGGCTCGGCGCGGCGCTTCGCACCGGCTTCGATCACGCGCGCTCACCGATCGTGTGCAGCATCGACAGCGACTGCACCTACCCGCCCGAGAAGCTGCCCGAGCTCGCGGCGCTCGTCAGCGATGGCGCCCAGATCGTGACCGCGTCCGCCTGGCACCCGGAGAGCGCGGACGCCGAAGGCAGCAGCATCCGCCTCTGGCTGAGCCGCATGGTCTCCGGACTCTACAAAATCCTGATCGGACAGGACGTCTACACCTTCACCTGTCTCTTCCGCGCGTACCAGACCGAGGCCGTCCGCCGCATACGCTTCCGCTCGAGCGGCTTCGCGGCGGTCGCCGAGATCATGCTGCGGGCCATGCTGAGCGGCCAGCGCGTCAGCGAGGTGCCGATGCGACTCGAGAGCCGCCGTTTCGGCGAGTCGAAGCTCAAGGTGGGCGACGCCGTCATGGCGCACGTCCGGTTGCTCCTCATGACCGCGTTCATGGTAGGTGCGCGGCAAGCGCGGGCCGTCGG
- a CDS encoding AAA family ATPase, with translation MYAAHFGLTAEPFSLTPDPAFFYLSPDHAEALAGLKIGLESRRGLMLMIAEVGMGKTTLLYSMLDQLDPQVHTAYLSNTRLSFDDLLRQALTDFGQPCASRDRVDLLNALNAFLHERASVGETAALIIDEAQNLDEATFEDLRLLSNYETYTDKLLQIVLVGQPELDTKLARPSLRQVTERVAVRCHINPLTTAESLRYLEHRLRVAGGSTDVFTPMALRLLVWKARGIPRRLNILCHSAMLFAYGRAARRVSFREARAAIREKQGQGLVTINPRRRFVSAPGAPSEAQPWRIAAAAAAGIAFVLGYGGGYIGGHSDTLAPLAAPTRIIQMNEAAAAPSSGDVAPVAPAVAAPAVETVEAPTPHPAPSPERAAEQIAATAAEPAPEPPTFREIVVPRGTSLSALAQQYYGDGGPKLMQRIRDLNPQIVDVDHIYAGDRLRLPAVDETDGSR, from the coding sequence ATGTACGCCGCGCACTTCGGACTGACCGCTGAGCCCTTCTCGCTGACGCCCGACCCGGCGTTCTTCTACCTGAGCCCCGATCATGCCGAGGCGCTCGCGGGGTTGAAGATCGGGCTCGAGAGCCGGCGCGGGCTCATGCTGATGATCGCCGAGGTCGGCATGGGCAAGACCACGCTGCTCTACTCGATGCTCGACCAGCTCGATCCGCAGGTGCACACGGCGTACCTCTCGAACACCCGCCTCTCGTTCGACGACCTGCTGCGCCAAGCGCTCACGGACTTCGGCCAGCCGTGCGCGAGCCGCGACCGCGTCGATCTCTTGAACGCGCTGAACGCGTTCCTCCACGAGCGGGCGTCCGTCGGCGAGACCGCCGCGCTCATCATCGACGAGGCCCAGAACCTGGACGAGGCGACGTTCGAGGACCTGCGCCTCCTCTCCAACTACGAGACGTACACCGACAAGCTCCTGCAGATCGTGCTCGTCGGCCAGCCGGAGCTCGACACGAAGCTCGCGCGCCCGAGTCTCCGTCAGGTCACCGAGCGCGTCGCCGTCCGCTGCCACATCAATCCCCTGACGACGGCGGAGAGCCTGCGGTATCTCGAGCACCGCCTGCGGGTCGCGGGCGGATCGACCGACGTCTTCACGCCGATGGCGCTCCGCCTGCTCGTGTGGAAGGCGCGCGGGATCCCGCGCCGGCTGAACATCCTCTGTCACAGCGCGATGCTCTTCGCGTACGGGCGCGCTGCCCGTCGCGTCTCGTTCCGCGAGGCGCGCGCGGCGATCCGCGAGAAGCAGGGGCAGGGCCTGGTCACGATCAACCCCCGGCGGCGCTTCGTCTCGGCGCCGGGCGCGCCGTCCGAAGCGCAGCCCTGGCGCATCGCGGCCGCGGCGGCGGCCGGGATCGCGTTCGTGCTCGGCTACGGGGGCGGCTACATCGGCGGGCACTCGGACACCCTCGCGCCGCTGGCGGCGCCGACCCGCATCATCCAGATGAACGAGGCCGCGGCCGCTCCGTCGAGCGGCGACGTCGCGCCCGTCGCCCCCGCCGTGGCGGCGCCGGCGGTGGAAACGGTCGAAGCTCCGACGCCGCACCCGGCGCCCTCGCCGGAGCGCGCGGCGGAGCAGATCGCCGCGACCGCCGCCGAGCCCGCTCCCGAGCCGCCGACGTTCCGCGAGATCGTCGTGCCGCGCGGCACCTCGCTGTCGGCGCTCGCGCAGCAGTACTACGGCGACGGAGGCCCGAAGCTCATGCAGCGGATCCGGGACCTGAACCCCCAGATCGTCGACGTCGACCACATCTACGCGGGCGACCGGCTGCGCCTGCCCGCGGTCGACGAGACGGACGGCTCCCGATGA
- a CDS encoding sugar transferase, with protein MSPRRKALVTLIKLTDVAIVAACLVGALALTAGKDGGEAGTGVLDIQVTILDMVFVGLYLVAWHFALRMRGLYNSYRLSPASREFRDLGTAVVIATVPLVPLSLSPGGGYVSSAFLVVFPLLAFAGLGIERRVLRAVARQVRSLGRNLRDVIIVGDGGPALEGAARLAQRDGLGYRVIEVLNVRAKLGPAQGNGRGAVNGTPRVSGDTLSELAALLESRPIDEVFLGLPLDGSEPLIRPIIALCEEQGITVRVVAHLAALDWGKASIDTLGEQPVITISSGPPDSLRLVAKRLIDLAGAGAGLLLLAPVMAAIAIAVKLDSGGPIFFVQERVGLNRRRFPAYKFRTMVVGAETLQADLEHLNEAEGPVFKIEQDPRCTRLGRLLRRLSLDELPQLVNVLMGDMSLVGPRPLPVRDVDRIDTRWHRRRFSVKPGITCLWQINSREPKFEEWIRSDMEYIDNWSLTLDLKILAKTIPAVISGQGAH; from the coding sequence ATGTCGCCGCGCCGCAAAGCCCTCGTCACCCTGATCAAGCTCACGGACGTCGCCATCGTCGCCGCCTGCCTGGTGGGCGCGTTGGCGCTCACCGCGGGAAAGGACGGCGGCGAAGCAGGCACCGGCGTGCTCGACATCCAGGTCACGATCCTCGACATGGTGTTCGTCGGCCTCTACCTCGTGGCCTGGCATTTCGCGCTGCGCATGCGCGGCCTCTACAACTCGTACCGGCTCTCGCCGGCGTCGCGCGAGTTCAGGGATCTCGGCACGGCGGTGGTGATCGCGACCGTGCCGCTCGTCCCGCTCAGCCTGTCGCCCGGCGGCGGCTACGTGAGCTCCGCGTTCCTCGTCGTGTTCCCGCTGCTCGCGTTCGCCGGGCTCGGCATCGAGCGCCGCGTCCTGCGCGCCGTCGCGCGCCAGGTGCGGAGCCTCGGCCGCAACCTCCGCGACGTGATCATCGTCGGCGACGGCGGCCCCGCGCTCGAGGGCGCGGCGCGGCTCGCGCAGCGCGACGGCCTCGGCTACCGCGTCATCGAGGTCCTGAACGTGCGCGCCAAGCTCGGCCCCGCGCAGGGAAATGGCCGCGGCGCCGTGAACGGAACGCCGCGCGTCTCGGGCGACACTCTGAGCGAGCTCGCGGCGCTCCTCGAGTCGCGGCCGATCGACGAGGTCTTCCTCGGTCTGCCCCTCGACGGCTCCGAGCCGCTGATCCGCCCGATCATCGCCCTCTGCGAGGAACAGGGCATCACGGTGCGCGTCGTGGCGCACCTCGCCGCGCTCGACTGGGGAAAGGCCTCGATCGACACGCTCGGCGAGCAGCCGGTCATCACCATCTCGAGCGGTCCGCCCGACTCCTTGCGCCTCGTGGCGAAGCGTCTCATCGACCTCGCGGGCGCGGGCGCCGGCTTGCTCCTGCTGGCCCCCGTCATGGCGGCGATCGCGATCGCGGTGAAGCTCGACTCCGGCGGCCCGATCTTCTTCGTGCAGGAGCGGGTGGGGCTCAATCGTCGGCGTTTCCCCGCCTACAAGTTCCGCACGATGGTGGTGGGCGCCGAGACGCTGCAGGCCGACCTCGAGCACCTGAACGAAGCCGAGGGCCCTGTCTTCAAGATCGAGCAGGACCCGCGCTGCACTCGCCTCGGCCGCCTGCTCCGCCGCTTGAGCCTCGACGAGCTCCCGCAGCTCGTGAACGTCCTGATGGGAGACATGAGCCTCGTCGGCCCGCGCCCGCTCCCGGTGCGCGACGTGGACCGCATCGACACGCGCTGGCATCGGCGTCGCTTCAGCGTGAAGCCCGGCATCACGTGTCTCTGGCAGATCAACAGCCGCGAGCCGAAGTTCGAGGAGTGGATCCGGTCCGACATGGAGTACATCGACAACTGGTCGCTCACTCTCGACCTGAAGATCCTCGCGAAGACGATCCCGGCCGTCATCTCCGGGCAAGGCGCGCACTGA